A genomic stretch from Chitinophaga agri includes:
- a CDS encoding SDR family NAD(P)-dependent oxidoreductase: protein MQKVWFITGSARGLGKSLTAAVLAKGDLVAATARNPAQLDAFVQQYGDHILPVQLDVTDNEQVRKAVEATIARFGRIDVLVNNAGFGIIGAAEAFTDEQVHSQLETNLYAPIRITRVVLPYMRKQRAGRILQISSIGGRITSSGLSIYQSAKWGLSGFADALAKEVDALGIKVTAVEPGGFRTDWAGDSMTYATDIEGYESTIGQRTEIFRSGKFIPKGSPDKAAAALVNLADHPEPPVHLVLGSDATGLLQQVNALRQAEFERWLAVSESTDADEA from the coding sequence ATGCAAAAAGTATGGTTTATAACAGGTAGCGCAAGAGGTCTGGGAAAAAGTCTTACTGCTGCCGTATTAGCAAAAGGGGATCTGGTAGCTGCAACAGCAAGAAATCCCGCGCAACTGGACGCCTTCGTACAGCAATATGGTGATCACATCCTGCCGGTGCAACTGGACGTAACTGACAATGAACAGGTGCGTAAAGCAGTCGAAGCTACCATTGCCCGTTTCGGCAGAATAGATGTACTGGTGAATAATGCCGGTTTTGGCATCATAGGTGCTGCCGAAGCCTTTACCGATGAACAGGTACATAGCCAGCTGGAAACGAACCTCTATGCACCGATCAGGATCACCCGGGTTGTACTGCCTTATATGCGTAAGCAACGGGCTGGCAGGATCCTGCAGATCAGCTCTATAGGTGGCCGCATCACCAGCAGCGGACTGAGTATCTACCAGAGTGCCAAATGGGGACTGTCCGGCTTTGCGGATGCCCTGGCAAAAGAAGTCGATGCCCTGGGTATTAAAGTAACGGCAGTGGAACCTGGCGGTTTCCGCACAGACTGGGCCGGTGACTCTATGACCTATGCGACAGACATAGAAGGGTATGAGTCTACCATCGGACAGCGGACTGAAATCTTCAGATCCGGGAAATTCATCCCAAAAGGCAGTCCTGATAAAGCAGCCGCCGCACTGGTGAATCTGGCAGATCATCCGGAACCACCTGTACACCTGGTATTGGGTAGTGACGCGACCGGCCTCCTCCAGCAGGTAAATGCCCTCAGACAGGCTGAATTTGAACGCTGGCTGGCTGTCAGCGAATCTACGGACGCTGACGAGGCTTAA
- a CDS encoding helix-turn-helix domain-containing protein yields MSDNKPVQKISYSCYFNKTKDGEQFVSEHVFSYQVAGKFVMNDGEKEYVFHEGEFRLNKRNTLIKYIKYPPAEGEYKNIAVYLDQQTLRSFSEEYGFTSEKHVQTPPIISIRPHALLTNYMNSLQPYDQFAQPGNEILVSLKVKEAIALLLQTNPQLKDILFDLSEPGKIDLEGFMNKNFHFNVSLDRFSYLTGRSLSTFKRDFEKTFNASPGKWLQQKRLQEAYFRIKEKGAAPSDVYIDVGFEDLSHFSFAFKKMYGVAPSRI; encoded by the coding sequence ATGAGTGATAATAAACCAGTACAGAAGATCAGCTATTCCTGCTATTTCAATAAGACAAAAGACGGAGAACAGTTTGTTTCTGAACATGTATTCAGTTATCAGGTAGCTGGCAAATTCGTCATGAACGATGGTGAAAAAGAGTATGTGTTCCATGAGGGGGAATTCCGGTTAAATAAAAGGAACACGCTCATTAAATACATCAAATACCCTCCTGCAGAAGGAGAGTATAAGAACATAGCCGTTTATCTGGACCAGCAAACACTACGCAGCTTCAGTGAAGAATATGGTTTTACTTCGGAAAAGCATGTGCAGACACCGCCCATTATCAGTATCCGCCCGCATGCCCTGCTGACAAATTACATGAACTCCCTGCAACCCTACGATCAGTTTGCGCAGCCAGGCAATGAAATACTGGTGTCACTGAAAGTAAAGGAAGCGATCGCATTATTGCTGCAAACAAATCCGCAGTTAAAAGACATTCTTTTCGATCTTTCCGAACCCGGGAAAATTGACCTGGAAGGCTTCATGAACAAAAACTTTCATTTTAACGTTTCCCTCGACCGGTTCTCTTACCTGACTGGCAGAAGCCTGTCTACATTCAAGCGCGATTTTGAAAAAACATTTAATGCATCTCCTGGAAAATGGTTGCAGCAGAAAAGATTACAGGAAGCCTATTTCCGTATAAAAGAAAAAGGTGCTGCGCCTTCTGATGTCTATATTGATGTGGGATTTGAAGACCTCTCCCATTTCTCCTTTGCTTTTAAAAAGATGTATGGTGTGGCACCTAGCAGGATTTAA
- a CDS encoding ImuA family protein produces MRVKADIISQLQRDILRMQGFRSTQQENTPVIDLGPINAAFPNAVFPTGVIHEFLCPVTEQAAAASGFVSALTGHLMQHGGACIWISVARTLFPPSLKAFGIEPDKVIFIDLQRTKDALWTLEEALKCEGIAAVIAEIPEIGFTQSRRLQLAVEQSKVTGFILRTSSRNAGTTACVARWHITSLPSAIENDMPGVGYPRWQVELLKVRNGRNGTWKMEWSEGRFSPIQEQPAAVISEHQLKTG; encoded by the coding sequence ATGCGAGTAAAAGCAGATATTATTTCCCAGCTGCAACGGGATATTCTCCGTATGCAGGGATTCCGGTCTACACAACAGGAAAACACGCCTGTAATTGACCTGGGACCCATAAATGCTGCTTTTCCGAATGCAGTTTTTCCAACTGGCGTCATACATGAATTTTTATGCCCTGTTACTGAACAGGCAGCAGCAGCGTCCGGGTTTGTCAGTGCACTTACCGGACATCTGATGCAACATGGTGGTGCCTGCATCTGGATAAGCGTAGCCAGAACACTTTTCCCTCCCTCTCTCAAAGCTTTCGGCATAGAACCGGACAAGGTAATATTCATTGATCTGCAGCGAACAAAAGACGCTCTCTGGACATTAGAAGAAGCCCTCAAATGTGAGGGTATTGCCGCTGTCATAGCTGAAATTCCTGAAATCGGTTTTACACAGTCCCGCAGATTACAACTGGCCGTAGAACAAAGTAAGGTGACCGGTTTTATTCTGCGTACTTCTTCCAGAAATGCCGGCACTACTGCCTGTGTCGCAAGATGGCACATTACCTCCTTACCCAGTGCCATAGAAAATGATATGCCTGGTGTAGGATATCCCCGCTGGCAGGTTGAACTACTCAAAGTACGCAATGGCCGCAACGGTACCTGGAAAATGGAATGGTCAGAAGGTCGTTTCAGTCCTATACAGGAACAACCGGCCGCGGTCATATCAGAACATCAGTTAAAAACAGGGTGA
- a CDS encoding Y-family DNA polymerase, whose product MSARFVTIWFRHLATDWLIRRQPELQHVPFVFAAPIHGRMVITAASIPAETQGISPGMPVADAKAIVPGLQAFDAIPEKDAQLLHALGEWCIRYTPLVAVDLPDGLILDISGCAHLWGGEKEYLKEIITKLRAIGYDVRGAMADTIGTAWAVSRYGKIKPIIESGEQAAALHPLPPAALRLSPDTLERLHKLGLHQIGSFMNMPGRVLRRRFGPSLLSRLTQALGYEIESIQPLYPAVPYVERLPCLEPIRTATGIEIAIKTLLDKLCARLQQEGQGLRTATLKGYRTDNRMVQVTIGTNRASNNPAHLFKLFELKIPAIEPALGIELFTLEAEKTEEAAPAQEALWTAGPGLNNPSVAALLDRLAGKIGADNIHRYLPQEHYWPERAIKQTPSLEEQPATTWRTDKPRPVQLLAQPAPIEVTAPIPDYPPMLFRYKGKLHEIRKADGPERIEREWWLDGGEHRDYYTVEDKDGQRYWLFRSGHYAEKKSQWFIHGFFA is encoded by the coding sequence ATGTCCGCACGTTTTGTTACGATATGGTTTCGTCACTTAGCGACGGACTGGCTCATCCGCCGGCAGCCTGAACTGCAACACGTCCCTTTCGTGTTTGCAGCGCCCATACATGGCAGGATGGTAATTACCGCTGCCAGTATACCTGCTGAAACACAGGGTATCAGCCCAGGTATGCCGGTAGCCGATGCCAAGGCCATTGTACCTGGTCTGCAGGCATTCGATGCCATACCGGAAAAAGACGCCCAGTTACTGCATGCACTGGGCGAATGGTGTATCCGTTATACACCGCTCGTAGCTGTTGATCTGCCTGACGGACTTATTCTCGATATCAGTGGATGTGCACACCTGTGGGGTGGCGAAAAAGAATACCTGAAAGAGATCATTACCAAACTACGTGCAATTGGTTATGATGTACGTGGCGCTATGGCTGACACGATCGGCACTGCCTGGGCTGTGAGCCGTTATGGCAAGATCAAACCTATCATAGAAAGCGGTGAACAGGCTGCCGCATTGCATCCGCTGCCCCCAGCCGCCTTACGCCTGTCGCCCGATACACTGGAACGGTTACATAAACTGGGACTACACCAGATCGGCAGCTTTATGAATATGCCCGGCAGGGTACTACGCAGGCGTTTCGGCCCGTCATTATTATCCAGGCTTACACAGGCACTGGGGTATGAAATAGAGTCCATACAGCCGTTATATCCTGCTGTTCCCTACGTAGAACGCCTTCCCTGCCTGGAGCCCATACGTACTGCTACCGGTATTGAAATAGCCATCAAAACACTGCTGGACAAGTTATGTGCACGCTTACAACAGGAGGGGCAGGGATTACGAACCGCTACCCTGAAAGGATACCGTACTGACAACAGGATGGTACAGGTAACGATCGGCACGAACCGGGCTTCTAATAATCCGGCGCACCTTTTTAAACTCTTTGAATTAAAAATACCGGCAATAGAACCTGCGCTCGGTATTGAACTTTTTACACTGGAAGCCGAAAAAACAGAAGAAGCTGCACCTGCGCAGGAAGCCTTATGGACTGCCGGCCCGGGGCTGAACAATCCTTCTGTAGCGGCCTTACTGGACAGACTGGCCGGAAAAATAGGAGCAGATAATATTCACCGCTATCTTCCACAGGAACACTACTGGCCGGAACGTGCCATCAAACAAACACCCTCTCTGGAAGAACAACCGGCTACTACCTGGCGAACAGATAAACCAAGACCGGTACAATTACTCGCCCAGCCAGCCCCTATTGAAGTCACAGCGCCCATACCGGATTATCCGCCGATGTTATTCCGCTATAAAGGAAAACTGCATGAGATCAGGAAAGCAGACGGGCCGGAACGCATAGAAAGGGAATGGTGGCTCGATGGCGGGGAACACAGGGATTACTACACCGTAGAAGATAAAGACGGACAACGGTATTGGTTATTCAGATCAGGACATTATGCCGAAAAGAAATCACAATGGTTTATTCATGGATTTTTTGCGTAG
- a CDS encoding error-prone DNA polymerase → MMEYIELQVTSNFSFLRGASHPDEMVEQAAAYGYKAIAITDRNTLAGIVRAHAAAKAKGIRIIPACRLDLLDGPSLLAYPTDKAAYSRLSSLLTKGNLRAEKGDCHLYKKDVFEHAEGIIFIVIPPDHLNTKFDFDLSFKNALNEYSTALGDRLYIAITRSYLGDDHKKMYRVAQLSALYNIRMVATNDVHYHEPERRQLQDILTCVREKCTIYNAGFRLHQNAERYLKPAHEMHRLFRQYPEAVRHAQFIADACQFTLDSLQYVYPEELTTEGRTPQEELTFLAWEGARERFGDTIPEKISAAIVYELSFMEEMNYAAYFLTVYDIVRFARKQGILCQGRGSAANSTVCYCLGITSVNPTKFDLLFERFISSARNEPPDIDVDFEHERREEVMQYIYNKYGRDRAAIVATVTQQHQKGAIRDVGKAMGLSVDTINRLSTSIWRYSDEWFDEHRIAEHGLNPEDPHLKKVLALTRQMMGFPRQLGQHTGGFVITQGKLADLCPILNARMENRTCIEWNKDDIDTLGFLKIDILALGMLTCIRKAFDLAKQHHDKAYTLANIPEDDPYVYEMISHADTIGVFQIESRAQQSMLPRLRPENFYDLVIEVAIVRPGPIQGDMVHPYLRRRNGQETPDYPKGLEEILKRTLGVPLFQEQAMKIAIVAAGFSPTEADELRRSMATFRLKGVVGKFEKKLIEGMTARGYEPDFAKRIFKQLEGFGSYGFPESHAASFALLVYVSSYLKCYYPDVFACALLNSMPMGFYQPAQIVSDARANKVEVRPVDINHSYWDNTLEARTQHDITAIHPEDDNNDTGKKKIHLCPLRLGFRQITGLREEDIQVLLSARKNGFQDILTLREAGVSQTTLEKLADADAFRSIGLDRRRALWEISSLHDRPTGLFTGQPSESTTEQPVTLPEMSAPEHVVQDYNATSLSLKAHPVSFTREKLSLLHVSAASDLPGIRDGMPVKVAGLILVRQRPGTAKGVCFITLEDETGCMNLVVFHQLFEKFRKEILQSKLLMVEGKLQREGEVVHIVVKHCYNLNKLLETEMSRQVAETAIKIPGARNFR, encoded by the coding sequence ATGATGGAATACATTGAACTACAGGTAACCAGTAATTTTAGCTTCCTCCGCGGAGCCTCCCATCCTGATGAGATGGTGGAACAGGCTGCGGCTTATGGTTATAAGGCAATTGCTATCACTGACCGCAATACACTGGCTGGTATCGTACGTGCACATGCAGCAGCAAAAGCAAAAGGTATACGTATTATTCCTGCCTGCAGACTGGATCTGCTGGATGGTCCCTCCCTATTGGCATACCCTACCGACAAAGCAGCTTACAGCAGGTTATCCTCCCTGTTAACCAAAGGAAATCTGCGGGCAGAAAAAGGAGATTGTCATCTCTACAAAAAAGATGTATTTGAACATGCGGAAGGCATTATTTTCATTGTCATACCTCCTGATCACCTGAATACGAAATTTGATTTCGATCTTTCATTTAAGAACGCTTTAAATGAGTACAGCACTGCATTAGGCGATCGCCTGTATATAGCCATTACCCGTTCCTATCTGGGTGATGATCATAAGAAAATGTACCGGGTAGCACAGCTGTCTGCATTGTATAATATCAGAATGGTCGCTACCAACGATGTACATTATCATGAGCCGGAACGGCGCCAGTTACAGGATATACTGACCTGCGTGCGCGAAAAATGTACCATCTACAATGCCGGCTTCCGCTTACACCAGAACGCAGAAAGATACCTGAAACCAGCTCATGAAATGCACCGGCTGTTCCGGCAATATCCGGAAGCCGTACGCCATGCACAGTTCATTGCAGATGCCTGTCAATTCACCCTGGATAGTCTGCAATATGTATATCCCGAAGAACTCACCACTGAAGGCCGCACTCCGCAGGAAGAGCTGACCTTCCTGGCCTGGGAAGGCGCACGTGAAAGATTTGGAGATACAATTCCCGAAAAGATCTCGGCGGCTATTGTATATGAACTTTCATTTATGGAGGAGATGAACTACGCGGCTTATTTCCTCACAGTATACGACATCGTACGTTTCGCAAGGAAGCAGGGTATACTCTGCCAGGGCCGTGGCTCAGCGGCCAATTCAACGGTTTGTTATTGTCTCGGCATCACCTCCGTCAATCCTACCAAATTTGACCTGCTCTTTGAACGGTTTATCTCTTCTGCCCGTAATGAACCACCCGATATAGATGTTGACTTTGAACATGAGCGCCGGGAGGAAGTTATGCAGTATATCTACAACAAATACGGACGGGACAGAGCCGCGATCGTCGCGACGGTCACACAGCAACATCAGAAAGGTGCCATCAGGGACGTGGGTAAGGCAATGGGATTATCGGTGGATACGATCAACCGGCTGTCTACCTCAATCTGGCGGTATAGTGATGAATGGTTTGACGAACATCGTATTGCGGAACATGGTTTGAACCCGGAAGACCCGCATCTGAAAAAAGTACTGGCACTCACAAGACAAATGATGGGCTTTCCGAGGCAATTGGGCCAGCATACAGGAGGCTTTGTCATTACACAGGGTAAGCTGGCCGACCTGTGTCCGATACTCAATGCACGTATGGAAAACCGTACCTGTATCGAATGGAATAAGGATGATATTGATACCCTGGGTTTTCTGAAAATAGATATACTGGCACTGGGGATGCTGACCTGTATCCGGAAAGCGTTTGACCTGGCGAAACAACACCATGATAAAGCTTATACACTGGCCAATATACCGGAAGACGATCCCTATGTATATGAGATGATCAGCCATGCAGATACGATCGGTGTGTTTCAGATTGAAAGCCGTGCGCAACAATCTATGTTACCCCGCCTGCGCCCGGAGAACTTTTATGACCTGGTAATAGAGGTGGCCATCGTACGGCCCGGTCCTATTCAGGGAGACATGGTACATCCTTATCTGCGCAGGCGTAATGGACAAGAAACACCAGACTACCCCAAAGGCCTGGAAGAGATCTTAAAAAGAACTTTAGGCGTTCCGCTGTTTCAGGAGCAGGCGATGAAAATAGCGATTGTAGCAGCAGGCTTCTCACCCACAGAAGCAGATGAATTACGGCGTAGTATGGCTACCTTCCGGCTCAAAGGTGTGGTGGGAAAATTTGAAAAGAAACTAATAGAAGGTATGACGGCCCGTGGCTATGAGCCGGACTTTGCGAAGCGTATATTCAAGCAACTGGAAGGCTTCGGTAGTTACGGTTTCCCTGAAAGTCATGCCGCCAGTTTTGCACTGCTGGTGTATGTTTCTTCCTACCTCAAATGCTATTACCCGGATGTATTCGCCTGCGCATTGCTGAACAGTATGCCGATGGGGTTTTACCAGCCCGCACAGATTGTCAGCGATGCACGTGCCAATAAAGTGGAAGTACGACCGGTAGATATCAATCATTCATACTGGGATAATACACTGGAAGCCCGTACACAGCATGACATCACCGCAATACACCCGGAGGATGACAATAATGACACCGGCAAAAAGAAGATCCATCTTTGCCCGCTAAGGCTTGGTTTCCGGCAGATAACTGGTTTGCGGGAGGAAGATATACAGGTCTTACTATCTGCAAGAAAAAACGGGTTCCAGGACATTCTCACCCTGCGGGAGGCAGGTGTATCACAGACGACATTGGAAAAACTGGCGGACGCAGATGCATTCAGGTCTATCGGACTTGACAGACGCAGGGCACTGTGGGAAATATCCTCCCTGCATGACCGTCCCACGGGACTGTTCACCGGACAACCTTCTGAAAGCACTACAGAGCAACCGGTCACCCTGCCGGAAATGTCCGCCCCTGAACATGTCGTTCAGGATTACAACGCCACATCCCTCTCCCTGAAGGCACACCCGGTTAGTTTTACAAGAGAGAAACTCAGTCTGCTACACGTTTCTGCCGCCAGCGACCTGCCCGGCATCCGGGATGGCATGCCGGTGAAGGTCGCTGGACTGATACTGGTCAGACAACGTCCAGGTACGGCAAAAGGTGTTTGTTTTATTACACTTGAAGATGAGACCGGCTGTATGAACCTCGTGGTATTCCATCAACTCTTCGAAAAGTTCAGAAAAGAGATACTACAGTCAAAATTATTGATGGTGGAGGGTAAACTGCAACGGGAAGGCGAAGTGGTCCATATCGTCGTAAAACATTGCTATAATCTCAATAAATTACTGGAAACGGAGATGAGCAGGCAGGTAGCAGAAACGGCTATAAAAATACCGGGTGCGAGAAACTTTAGATAA
- the xth gene encoding exodeoxyribonuclease III: MKIATYNVNGVNGRLPILLRWLEEAAPDVVCLQELKAPQEKFPEQAIRDAGYNAIWHGQKSWNGVAILARNLQLEEVRRALPGDPEDVHSRYIEAVVNGDFLLGCLYLPNGNPAPGPKFDYKLSWFKRLIKHAKELLAQDVPVILTGDYNVMPAELDVYKPERWVDDALFRPETRAAFRELVELGWTDAIRKLYPDEKIYTFWDYFRNAYGRNAGLRIDHFLLSKHFDKRLKAAGVDHHVRGWEKTSDHAPVWIEVKGK, from the coding sequence ATGAAAATAGCTACTTACAACGTCAATGGTGTTAACGGACGTTTACCCATACTGCTTCGCTGGCTGGAAGAGGCTGCACCGGATGTGGTTTGTTTGCAGGAACTGAAAGCGCCGCAGGAGAAGTTTCCGGAACAGGCGATCAGGGATGCTGGCTACAATGCCATCTGGCACGGACAGAAGAGCTGGAACGGGGTGGCTATCCTTGCCCGCAATTTACAGTTGGAAGAAGTGCGGAGGGCGCTGCCCGGCGATCCTGAAGATGTACATAGCCGGTATATAGAAGCGGTCGTGAATGGTGATTTCCTGCTCGGATGCCTTTATCTGCCTAACGGAAATCCGGCGCCGGGTCCTAAATTCGATTATAAGCTCAGCTGGTTCAAACGCCTGATCAAACATGCTAAAGAGCTGCTGGCGCAGGACGTGCCCGTTATTCTGACCGGCGACTACAATGTGATGCCTGCAGAACTGGATGTCTACAAACCAGAACGCTGGGTAGATGATGCACTGTTCAGACCGGAGACAAGGGCTGCTTTCAGGGAGCTGGTGGAACTGGGATGGACGGATGCGATCCGCAAGTTATATCCTGATGAGAAGATCTATACCTTCTGGGACTATTTCAGGAACGCGTATGGGCGTAATGCAGGCTTACGCATTGATCACTTCCTGCTTAGTAAACATTTTGATAAACGTCTAAAGGCGGCGGGTGTAGACCATCATGTCCGGGGATGGGAAAAGACCAGCGATCATGCGCCGGTATGGATTGAGGTGAAAGGCAAATAA
- a CDS encoding carboxypeptidase regulatory-like domain-containing protein — MRIATSVLTMAFVCLTGMSFAQRGPKPPKVIYPEFAFDSLTAREQLKRGTGTIQGIAFTKEKNNMGFKAPLGSRIYATNTKIVLFPVTPYFEAWRELRRKKEGKKTYVYMSNEAYRFRLETTTDNYGNFTFTEMKPGRYFLQAIVGWSTTHATNVYTGSGYNGYGRTDYYTPQYYSVSHSDRIEEYVEIKESGEVVRVKLH, encoded by the coding sequence ATGAGAATTGCAACATCAGTATTGACCATGGCATTCGTATGCCTGACAGGAATGTCTTTTGCTCAACGTGGCCCTAAACCGCCGAAGGTGATCTATCCGGAATTTGCTTTTGACTCCCTGACAGCAAGGGAACAGCTGAAAAGGGGAACCGGTACGATCCAGGGCATCGCATTTACCAAGGAGAAGAACAATATGGGGTTCAAGGCGCCATTGGGTAGCCGCATCTATGCTACCAATACTAAGATCGTGCTGTTTCCCGTAACACCGTATTTCGAAGCCTGGCGTGAACTGCGCCGGAAGAAGGAAGGGAAGAAGACCTACGTGTACATGTCTAACGAGGCATACCGGTTTCGCCTGGAGACAACCACGGATAACTACGGTAACTTCACTTTTACGGAAATGAAGCCGGGCAGGTATTTCTTGCAGGCGATCGTAGGCTGGTCTACTACACACGCCACAAATGTATACACGGGAAGTGGTTACAACGGGTACGGACGTACAGACTATTATACTCCTCAGTACTATAGCGTCAGCCACTCCGACAGGATAGAAGAATATGTGGAGATAAAGGAATCGGGAGAGGTTGTACGGGTGAAGCTTCACTAG
- a CDS encoding helix-turn-helix domain-containing protein, whose protein sequence is MENVLKQFFSRKFGFIEFDAEAANDTLYEAYNSFIKVLFLEAGAEVMVDFKEYKLEQDALFFIKDGQWYKCAGNGTLLYYNRDFYCIQIHDKEVACDGLLYNNVYDIPVVFLNEETSRQTRHILEEIKNETSSEESNTEEMIRIFLKQLIIRSTRMWKKAHDLADNSASQEVEFIRRFSQLVESHYIQHHNVAEYASMLNITPKALSKKISRHSNKSPNDIIKDRIILEAKRLLIHTDLTVKEIGYKLGYEDPAYFVRLFTNQTDTSPLLFRKKYAEGEKVQ, encoded by the coding sequence ATGGAAAATGTGCTCAAACAATTCTTCTCCAGGAAATTCGGATTCATTGAATTTGACGCTGAAGCGGCTAATGATACGCTATACGAAGCGTATAATTCCTTTATCAAAGTACTCTTCCTGGAAGCCGGGGCGGAGGTAATGGTTGACTTTAAAGAATATAAACTGGAACAGGATGCCCTGTTTTTTATTAAAGACGGACAATGGTACAAATGTGCAGGCAATGGTACCCTTCTCTATTATAACCGTGATTTCTATTGTATACAGATCCACGATAAAGAGGTCGCCTGTGACGGCTTACTATATAATAACGTATATGATATACCGGTGGTATTCCTCAACGAAGAGACATCACGTCAGACCAGACATATCCTGGAAGAAATAAAAAATGAAACGTCCAGTGAGGAGAGCAATACAGAAGAAATGATCAGGATATTCCTTAAACAACTGATCATCCGTTCTACAAGGATGTGGAAGAAAGCGCACGACCTGGCCGATAACAGCGCCTCACAGGAAGTGGAATTTATACGCAGGTTCAGTCAGCTGGTGGAGTCTCATTATATACAACATCACAATGTGGCGGAATATGCCTCCATGCTGAATATCACACCGAAGGCACTCAGTAAGAAAATATCCAGGCATAGTAACAAAAGCCCCAACGATATTATTAAAGACCGTATTATACTAGAGGCTAAACGTCTACTGATCCACACAGACCTGACGGTAAAAGAGATCGGCTATAAGCTCGGATACGAAGATCCTGCCTATTTCGTACGTCTCTTCACCAATCAGACCGACACCTCTCCCCTGCTTTTCAGAAAAAAATACGCGGAAGGGGAAAAAGTGCAATAA
- a CDS encoding alpha/beta hydrolase: protein MKKQLLSLAAATIFSLGAFAQSVNPDNDPAIDIHVKAFLHALNSGGGAPLETLSPKDAREVLVGAQKSVKVDISGITVSEKTITEDGQTVKLHIVRPEGAKGVLPVFMFFHGGGWVLGDFPTHQRLVRDLVVTSGAVAVFVDYTPSPEAHYPVAINQAYAATKWVAAHGKELNVDSKRLAVVGNSVGGNMAAVVALMAKDKNGPAIKLQVLLWPVTDANFETGSYNQYAEQRFLTKNMMKWFWDNYTTNPAERKEIYASPLQASLDQLKGLPPALVQVAENDVLRDEGEAYARKMDAAGVPVTLVRYDGTIHDYGLLNPIATVPSTRSAMLQAGNEIKLHLK from the coding sequence ATGAAAAAGCAATTATTATCTCTCGCAGCTGCTACTATATTCAGTTTAGGTGCTTTTGCCCAGTCAGTAAATCCAGACAACGATCCGGCTATCGATATACATGTGAAAGCATTCCTGCACGCTTTAAATTCAGGCGGCGGTGCACCATTAGAAACATTATCTCCTAAAGATGCGCGTGAAGTACTGGTAGGTGCACAGAAGAGCGTGAAGGTAGATATCTCCGGCATCACCGTAAGCGAAAAAACAATCACTGAAGATGGTCAGACCGTAAAACTGCACATCGTTCGCCCTGAAGGTGCAAAAGGTGTACTGCCGGTATTTATGTTCTTCCACGGTGGTGGATGGGTACTGGGAGATTTCCCTACACACCAGCGTCTAGTACGTGACCTCGTGGTAACTTCCGGTGCAGTAGCTGTATTTGTAGACTACACACCTTCTCCTGAAGCACATTATCCGGTAGCGATCAACCAGGCATACGCTGCTACTAAATGGGTAGCTGCTCATGGTAAAGAGCTCAATGTAGACAGCAAACGTCTGGCTGTGGTAGGTAACAGCGTAGGTGGTAACATGGCCGCCGTAGTGGCCCTGATGGCGAAAGATAAGAATGGTCCTGCTATCAAATTACAGGTACTGCTGTGGCCTGTAACTGATGCGAACTTCGAAACCGGTTCATACAACCAGTATGCAGAACAACGCTTCCTGACCAAAAACATGATGAAATGGTTCTGGGATAATTATACCACTAACCCTGCTGAAAGAAAAGAGATCTATGCGTCTCCGTTACAGGCTTCGCTGGATCAGCTGAAAGGTTTACCTCCGGCACTGGTACAGGTAGCAGAGAACGATGTACTGCGTGACGAAGGTGAAGCATATGCACGTAAAATGGATGCTGCTGGTGTACCGGTAACATTAGTAAGATACGATGGTACTATTCACGACTACGGTCTGCTGAATCCTATCGCTACAGTTCCTTCTACACGCTCAGCCATGTTACAGGCGGGTAACGAAATAAAACTGCACCTCAAATAA